From the genome of Peptococcaceae bacterium, one region includes:
- a CDS encoding phage protease, which translates to MKKDLIRFPIRPGMLPLFLSAIEVGKAPDEIQLLPYGMVNSKHGPILNDEIAMQEIISLFNSQVNEMVIDYEHQTLYGGEAPAAGWITEMINKGEQGLWAKVTWTERAKQYIENKEYRYLSPVVWVRQSDGRAIEIQTCALTNMPAIDGMVPLINTANNRPFAWVPPEHLQNRNNEKGADHVKFLLALKTKLGLPEAATEEEVLGAVEKLQNQEKTLVANKEVLSLLELNENASLDETKGKIIALKNPAGYVSREEYNKLKERLDSKDRDELVQLALSQGKITPAQKQWAEQIALKDPAGFKSFLETAPVVVPLSQLPLVPDNKKKPEVNSEVQLSINKQLGISQELVDKYNQEQ; encoded by the coding sequence TGGAATGTTACCCCTCTTTCTCTCGGCTATCGAAGTTGGCAAGGCTCCTGATGAAATCCAGCTGCTTCCTTATGGAATGGTGAACTCAAAACATGGTCCTATTCTGAATGATGAAATAGCCATGCAGGAAATCATCAGCCTTTTTAACTCCCAGGTCAATGAGATGGTCATTGATTACGAACACCAGACTCTTTACGGGGGTGAAGCTCCGGCAGCCGGTTGGATCACCGAAATGATCAACAAAGGTGAACAAGGACTCTGGGCAAAGGTAACCTGGACAGAGCGGGCCAAGCAGTACATTGAGAACAAGGAATACAGGTACTTATCCCCTGTGGTATGGGTAAGACAGTCAGATGGCCGGGCGATTGAGATACAAACCTGTGCCCTGACCAACATGCCTGCTATTGACGGCATGGTGCCTCTGATTAATACGGCGAACAACCGGCCCTTTGCCTGGGTACCGCCGGAACACTTACAAAATAGGAATAACGAAAAAGGAGCTGATCACGTGAAGTTTCTATTGGCACTGAAAACCAAACTCGGTTTACCCGAAGCGGCCACTGAGGAAGAAGTCCTGGGAGCAGTGGAAAAACTGCAGAACCAGGAGAAAACCCTGGTGGCTAACAAAGAGGTCTTAAGCCTCTTGGAGCTGAATGAAAACGCCTCCCTGGATGAGACCAAAGGGAAAATTATCGCCCTGAAAAACCCTGCCGGTTACGTCTCCAGGGAAGAGTACAACAAGCTTAAAGAGCGCTTGGATTCCAAGGACCGGGATGAACTGGTGCAGCTGGCGCTCAGCCAGGGCAAGATTACCCCGGCCCAGAAGCAGTGGGCTGAACAAATCGCCCTGAAGGATCCTGCGGGATTCAAGTCTTTCCTGGAAACTGCCCCTGTGGTGGTCCCCCTTTCCCAACTGCCTTTGGTTCCTGATAACAAAAAGAAACCCGAGGTAAATTCCGAGGTGCAGCTTTCCATCAACAAGCAGCTGGGCATTTCCCAAGAACTGGTTGATAAGTATAACCAGGAACAGTAG